Proteins found in one Bacteroidales bacterium WCE2008 genomic segment:
- a CDS encoding TM2 domain-containing protein — protein sequence MMKNGECFDMMMIQDVQNKLAEVDDAKYALLMSMNLQQPTIILIIAIVLGWERFFLDDIGLGVLKVITCYGFGIWWLIDIFSAQRRTYEYNYKKFNEILMLCK from the coding sequence ATGATGAAGAATGGTGAGTGTTTTGATATGATGATGATTCAAGATGTTCAAAACAAGCTTGCTGAGGTAGATGATGCTAAGTATGCCTTGTTGATGAGCATGAACCTTCAGCAACCGACTATCATTTTGATCATCGCGATTGTTCTCGGCTGGGAACGTTTCTTCCTTGATGACATCGGATTAGGCGTATTGAAGGTTATTACGTGCTATGGATTCGGAATCTGGTGGTTGATTGATATCTTCTCTGCCCAAAGAAGAACTTATGAGTACAACTACAAGAAGTTCAATGAGATCCTCATGCTTTGCAAATAA